In Stomoxys calcitrans chromosome 2, idStoCalc2.1, whole genome shotgun sequence, the following proteins share a genomic window:
- the LOC106081641 gene encoding uncharacterized protein LOC106081641 codes for MLLPQSRHSDANIISMMEFNNSGLEVKPIFKKMPQHNHINKLLKTAAAGTGVIGDVDALLTPISKQEMLSHSQNGSARERNERNLWRNDEVMEMLCIMQQTNALEKLNDKTVKSENIFKDIEVIMHKNGFVKKSHVQIWTKWKFLKSTYMTSRRNGVVPRMIPQEIFNVLHQMISNYYQGLNENGNSTAGSMDGDNSSAAGGSTTLNAADCSGSVGPDNTQSVNSTEQNESTQSFGLEMGLVKSEPSDTGYDAIENNNEKIVPDKKSLKEVFEKPPQKDKQENAIPANQSKKVLEIPYRGRGRPPKSLSMITSTPNGRQHSPTPRINAQMPPLRVAPFASKTAHATNALAASSRPPPPLTMPPQPRPIRIANLSSLTDPMTKNCAATSGSTKYSQPKLLPKPTTQPSQIHGHIHSMRLLKDMQSNRSSSTPSPSYPKLKQVPMRKTPYSLRPDRLIPDLDESFSPPHTPSRYDDGPSTSGHSFMQDNGSIYHNGIHRKRRLDCPQGHAGPTKLRKLPNDFGPTPEMGPKRPQRQDHGYGKLLQSVIVDFSTTLRKVQTQMMKDFFNKQQELMQREHEFQMQQDRMIMETFQIQTFEIMRSVKELVGTLGASRREEESENATNLKEAIMEEKSQRYHKVRRESQNLEPSPEDNSNVADMEYAEAEQEQNEPELENIMYSEEDLAQEHHTHAEHELNAQENAETEERENESENYHQAEEQDDDRAIELHHQQQELQLQMQLHDEQSQSAGSDDDDDDDDDDEDDSDSSSDSSNDNDEVESPAPLMNGNNELMTLHMPMPQLTDEEEDD; via the exons ATGCTATTGCCACAATCACGACATTCCGATGCCAATATTATATCCATGATGGAATTCAACAATTCTGGTCTTGAGGTTAAACCGATATTTAAGAAGATGCCGCAACATAACCACATCAATAAACTACTCAAAACAGCCGCTGCTGGAACTGGAGTCATTGGCGATGTCGATGCACTCCTTACACCCATTTCTAAGCAAGAAATGTTAAGTCACAGCCAAAATGGTTCAGCTAGAGAGCGAAATGAACGGAATCTCTGGCGCAACGATGAAGTCATGGAAATGCTCTGCATAATGCAACAGACCAACGCTCTGGAAAAACTCAATGACAAAACTGTGAAAAGTGAAAATATATTCAAGGACATTGAGGTGATAATGCACAAAAATGGTTTTGTCAAGAAGTCACACGTACAGATATGgaccaaatggaaatttttaaaaagcacCTATATGACATCGCGCCGTAACGGCGTGGTGCCGcgtatgataccacaggaaatcTTCAATGTTCTCCACCAAATGATCTCTAACTACTATCAGGGATTGAATGAAAATGGAAATTCTACAGCCGGATCAATGGATGGTGATAATTCCAGTGCCGCCGGCGGAAGCACAACACTCAATGCTGCCGATTGTAGTGGAAGTGTTGGTCCAGATAatacccaatcggtaaacagcACGGAACAAAATGAAAGCACACAATCATTTGGCTTAGAGATGGGTCTGGTTAAAAGCGAGCCCAGTGATACAG GCTACGATGCTATCGAGAATAACAATGAAAAAATAGTGCCAGATAAAAAGTCATTGAAAGAAGTTTTCGAGAAACCGCCACAGAAAGACAAACAAGAAAATGCCATTCCAGCAAATCAGTCGAAGAAAGTTCTGGAAATACCATATCGCGGTCGGGGACGACCACCAAAAAGTCTTTCAATGATTACTTCAACGCCAAATGGTCGCCAACATTCACCTACACCGCGTATCAATGCCCAAATGCCCCCATTGCGAGTGGCTCCATTCGCCAGCAAGACCGCCCATGCAACAAATGCTTTGGCAGCCAGCAGTCGGCCGCCACCACCTCTTACAATGCCTCCACAACCTCGCCCCATACGCATCGCCAATCTTTCCTCACTTACCGACCCAATGACAAAGAACTGTGCAGCCACTAGTGGTTCAACGAAATACTCACAACCCAAGCTTTTGCCAAAACCAACGACGCAGCCCAGTCAAATTCACGGCCACATCCATTCCATGCGTTTACTTAAAGACATGCAATCGAATCGATCGTCCTCCACACCCTCACCTAGCTACCCAAAGCTTAAGCAAGTGCCAATGCGTAAAACTCCCTACTCCTTAAGACCTGATCGGCTAATACCCGATTTGGATGAGTCCTTTTCACCCCCCCATACCCCCAGTAGATATGACGATGGACCCTCGACAAGCGGTCATTCGTTTATGCAAGACAATGGCAGTATTTATCACAATGGTATCCATCGTAAGCGAAGACTTGATTGTCCTCAAGGTCATGCGGGTCCAACGAAATTAAGAAAACTCCCTAATGATTTTGGTCCTACACCCGAAATGGGTCCAAAACGGCCACAGAGACAAGACCATGGCTATGGCAAACTCTTGCAGAGTGTCATTGTTGACTTCAGTACTACACTGAGAAAAGTTCAGACGCAAATGATGAAGGATTTCTTTAACAAGCAACAAGAATTGATGCAAAGAGAACACGAATTCCAAATGCAACAAGATCGCATGATTATGGAGACTTTCCAAATTCAGACTTTTGAAATTATGAGGTCGGTTAAGGAACTTGTGGGTACCTTAGGTGCTAGCAGAAGAGAAGAGGAGAGCGAAAATGCAACCAATCTCAAAGAGGCTATCATGGAGGAAAAATCCCAGCGTTACCACAAAGTAAGACGAGAATCCCAGAACTTGGAGCCTAGTCCCGAAGACAATTCCAATGTTGCAGATATGGAATATGCCGAGGCTGAGCAGGAACAAAATGAACCGGAACTGGAAAATATTATGTATTCCGAGGAAGACCTCGCTCAGGAACATCATACACATGCTGAACATGAATTAAATGCCCAAGAGAACGCAGAAACCGAAGAGAGAGAAAACGAATCAGAAAACTATCATCAGGCAGAGGAACAAGACGATGACAGGGCAATTGAGTTGCACCATCAACAGCAGGAGCTTCAACTACAAATGCAACTCCACGACGAACAATCACAATCGGCGGGatctgatgatgatgacgacgacgatgatgatgatgaggatgataGTGACTCCTCATCGGATTCCTCCAATGACAATGACGAAGTCGAAAGCCCCGCTCCACTAATGAATGGCAACAACGAACTTATGACTCTACACATGCCCATGCCTCAATTGACAGATGAGGAAGAGGATGattga